In Mixophyes fleayi isolate aMixFle1 chromosome 4, aMixFle1.hap1, whole genome shotgun sequence, the following proteins share a genomic window:
- the NEURL3 gene encoding E3 ubiquitin-protein ligase NEURL3 produces the protein MGLSCSSARQGISFHPHCRGSHISFNSCLHQAKRIHSFHDGLVFSNRPLFPKEKIWIKVLEIEPRWHGAIRLGFTSFNPSDIDRNCLPPFACPDLATTHGFWAIAIPEELCREGAELCFWVNRKGEAFYRVRGQIQSKMLFSGIPRRTQLWAMLDVYGQTKAIQLLDLRSKCRDPSCSCHQNKVHHEMGTRYNALSIALDQTSETPRHKDHCMQESKNMDLHSEAMNLHLFREDEPSCVICQDRLADTLLLPCRHCSFCQPCVRQIKRQSNICPLCRQNILGTRNVGEMPLLLSQGS, from the exons GGATCTCCTTCCACCCCCATTGCAGGGGCTCTCATATCTCTTTCAATAGTTGCCTCCACCAGGCCAAACGAATCCACAGCTTCCACGATGGACTGGTCTTCTCAAATCGACCCTTGTTCCCCAAAGAAAAAATTTGGATAAAAGTCCTGGAAATTGAACCGCGATGGCATGGTGCCATACGACTGGGCTTCACCTCTTTTAATCCCAGTGACATTGATCGTAACTGCCTGCCACCctttgcctgccctgaccttgctACTACTCATGGGTTTTGGGCCATTGCAATTCCGGAGGAACTGTGCAGGGAAGGAGCTGAACTGTGTTTCTGGGTGAACAGAAAAGGAGAAGCATTCTATCGAGTGAGGGGGCAGATTCAGTCCAAGATGCTGTTCTCAGGCATTCcgagaagaacacaactctggGCCATGTTGGATGTGTATGGTCAAACAAAGGCCATCCAGCTTCTTG ACCTCAGATCAAAGTGCCGGGATCCGTCATGTTCCTGCCACCAAAACAAAG TGCACCATGAAATGGGTACAAGGTACAACGCGCTGTCCATAGCATTGGACCAAACTTCAGAGACACCTCGACACAAAGATCACTGCATGCAAGAATCTAAAAATATGGATCTCCATTCAGAGGCAATGAACTTACATCTTTTCCGAGAAGATGAGCCCAGCTGTGTGATCTGCCAGGACAGACTAGCGGACACTTTGCTGTTACCCTGTAGACACTGTTCTTTCTGCCAGCCATGTGTCCGGCAAATTAAAAGACAGAGCAATATCTGCCCATTGTGCCGCCAAAATATCCTCGGCACACGGAATGTTGGGGAAATGCCCCTGCTCCTCAGCCAGGGTAGCTGA